The Mesomycoplasma hyopneumoniae J genome contains the following window.
GTTTTTTTTTAGTAATTAGCTCTCGCTGTTCTTGACGTCATTCTCCAATCTCTCTATGATTTCCAGAAATTAGAACTTTAGGAACTTCTAGGCCGCGAAAATTTGCTGGTCGCGAATATTGCGGAAAATCTAATAAAAAATCATTAAAAGTCTCATTTTTAAGTGATTCTGGGTTTATTATATCTGGTTTTAACCGAATAATTGCATCAATTATTGCCATTGCAGCAATTTCGCCTCCAGTTAGAATAAAATCGCCTAGTGATAATTCAAAATCAATAAAATTATCGATAATTCTTTGATCAAAACCCTCATAATGACCACATAAAATCGTAATTTCATCTTCTTTTGCAAGCTTTCTCGCAACGCTTTGATCAAATTTTTGTCCTTGTGGACTAAGAGCAATTTTAAGACCACCTACCTTTTCAAGAGCATCAACAACTGGCTGAATTTGTAAAAGTAAACCAGGACCGCCACCATAGACATAGTCATCAACTTTTTTGTGCTTATTTTTACTAAAGTCTCGAAAATTAACAACATTTATTGTTATTTTTTTTTGCTTAATTGCTTTTCCAATTATTGATTCTCTACAGAAAACCTCAAAATAACGGGGAAAAAGTGTTAATATGTTAATTTTCATCTGTTGTATTTAGAAAAAAAATTAAGCTCTTGATGATTTTTGTTCTAGAAAATTTTTAAAAACACCCTTTTTAGAGAAAATATTTCTAACGGTTTGAGTTACTTGTGCGCCTATATGCAATCAGCGATAAGTTTTTTCTAAATTTACTTTTGCAAATTTTTGCTGTGGATTATAATATCCAAGCGCTTCAATAAATCTTCCATCCCGTGGAGCGCGGGCATCTGCTACGACAATTTTGTAGAACGGGTTGAATTTTGATCCCATTCTTTGAAGTCGAATTCTTACCATTTTTTCCTCCTTTTTTCAATTTTTATTATTATATTAGGCACAGGATTATTAGGCACAGGTTATAGTTTTCTAAATTATACCATATTTCAAACTTAAAACAAAAATTTTTTAAGTTATTTTTTTTTTTTTTTTTTTTTTTTTTTTTTTTTTTTTTTTTTTGGCAAAACATAAAAAATAAAATTCAGCAAGTCGTTTCCCAAAAAAAAGATTTAATTTAAAAAAGTAAAACTATTATATCAAAAAAATTCCAAAATAAAAGTTTTTTTGGAATTTTAATTTTTCCATAGCTAATCTAACTCATTTTCAAGCCCCAAAAATCGTTTATTTCAATTTTTGATATATTTTATATTGTAAAAACTACAAAATTTGCGAACAATTTCATCTCAGATATTAAAATTTACCATCATCAGAAAGCCAAAATTTGGAGATGTTGTTTGCGCACAAACAATCAAATAATGCAAAAAGGCATGCTCTTTTCAGTTAACTAATACCGTTAGGCCCTTATCATAAATTTCCTGATTTGCCATCAAAATTGCCCCAGATGTATGAATTTCGTCGATATGATGTCGCTGCCAGAACCAAATTTTCTTATTTTGATTATTTTTTAGTAAAATTTGGTAATTTTTTGTATAATCGCTAATTCCTAATTCCGAATAAGGTTTAATTGGCCTGCCTAATTTTTTTAGAAAATCAAAATAAGCATTGATAAAATAGTCATAATCACTTTGTTTGTAAAACATTTTAAAATTTTCCTTATAAAATTTTTAGCTAAAATTTTACCCAGTCAATAATTTTAACTAAAAACTGAAATTTTTTGTAAAAAATAAGAAAAAATTATGAATTTTTGTTTAAAAATTCATAATTTTGACAAAAATTCGACTTAATTACTTTTTAAAAAACTAGCGAAAATCATATCGTAATAATTCAGTAATCGGTTTTTTATAAACTTTTAATGAAATAAAAAAGTAAATCAGAAAAACAAATAAACTAATTACAAACCAGGAAATGATAAAATTTATGAAAATTTGTAGAAAGCCCGGCGTGCCAAAGTCAACATTTGTGATTAAGGTATAAAAATATGGCATTGTTCCAAGAGTCAAAATTAGGCCAGAAGTCAGCATAAGCCCGCAAATAACAAGAATATTTAATAAATGGATAATAAAAATTTTTCGCTTTTTAAGACCTAAAGACTTAAGAATTCCGATTGATTTAGTTTTAAGCCGCACTAGGTTTTTGGAAAATAAGACAGAAAAAGTTATAAGTGCAATAAGTAAAAGCAACTGAATCCCTAAAAGGATCGATTTTATCATAAAAGTTCCACTTAAAAGTTTTATTTTTACTCATTCAAGATCTCTAAAGAAGATAAAATTTGGATTTTCGGCTTTAAATCTTGCTAAATTTTTGTCAATATCATCAGTTCTAAGGAAAATTTTAGCCCCTGAAGGGTATAAAGTTTTCCTTAAATCATTACCATTTTTATAAAAAATGACAAGATTTTCTGATTTTAGTTGCTGATTTTTACTAAGTAATTCCGAATTTTGTGTTAGATTAAAGACTCCGGAAATCTTATAAGGAATTGCCTGCCCAAATTCTGAATCAATCATAATAAAATCACCTATTTTGATATTTTTAGAATTCTTTATTGAGTTAAATAATTTAGTCGATAAGAGCAATTCACCTTTGTTTTCCGGGATTTTTCCAGTTTCTAATATCAAATTTTTGACGGGAATATTTTCTAGGACCTCTTCATTTTTTAGGTTAAGACCTGCATTCAAAACATTTAATAGGCTAATTTGAATATGATCAAAATCAGCAAAAAATGTATCATTTCGACCAAACTTTTGATTAATTTTTTCAACTAATTTATAATGAATAAATGAAGGAATTTTGCCTGAGACATCTTTTAGATAATTAACCCCGGCAATTATTACTTCAAAAGTTGTTGGATTTTTGTTAATATTCGAGTTACGAAGTTTATGAATTTTTACTATCTTTCCAATTGGATCTATTATTTTTAGTTTATCAATAACTGTTTTTGAAAGGATAATTTCATTCTCATTTTTAATAAAATGACCTTTTAGATTCTTATTATCAAAGAAAAATCGTTTTCTAAAAAAATCGCTCTCATCGATTAATTCAATTGGGGTTCCTGAGGAAATTAGTGCCGGTTTTAGGACATTATTTTCTGGAATCTCGTAATTTTTATCAATAAAAATTAGATTATTAGTCGGAAAAATTGGTAAAACTTTGACAGCAATTTCTTTTTGCCTTTCAAAATTTTGAAAATCCTTATCAAAAAAAGCAATATTTTTTTTCTTTGCAAGTTCGACTGAATCTAACTGGTATTGCTGAATCTTTTCACTATTAAAATTTGATACTTTCGAATCAAGGACAAAAAAAAGATTAAGACTTAAAAGATTAATTAAAAAAAATATTAAAACAAAAAGCGTTGAACTCCCCCTTGTTTTAAAATCAGTTTTTAAAAATAAAAACAATGATTTAAATTTATCAAATAAATTTAAAGGTTTTTTTTTAAAAAATAAATCAATTTCTACTTGTTTTTGGTTAACTTTTACTTGATTATGTTTAATTTTTAGAATCTTTACAACCGGTTTTCTTTCAAGTGATATTATTAAGTCCCCGTATTTTTTTGCTAGTTCTAAATTGTGGCTAATTATTAAAATTGTCTTGTTTTTCCTTAATTGGTAGAGTTTTTCAAAAATAATTTCGGCATTTTCTAAATCTAAATTACCTGTTGGTTCATCAAGTAAAATGAAATCTGATTTTCGCGCAAAGGCACGTAAAATTGCAATTCTTTGTTTTTCCCCACCTGATAAATCAGAAACCACTGTATCCAAATTTTCCTTAGAAATATTCAAAAAATTTGCATTTTTAATCATATTTTTTTTGCTGATTTTTTCATTACTTGCTTGTATTCCAATTCAAACCCTGTAAATGAATTAATAAGGTTAAAATCCTGAAAAACTACATCAATTAAAGGGTTTTTTTCTTCTTTGCCATCTTTAAAAAATAGAATTTCACCACCATCTTTTTTAGTAAAACCGGCAATTAAATTAATTAAAGTAGTTTTCCCAATACCAGATTCTCCGGTTATAAAAACAAGTTTATTTTCGGGAATTTCAAGACTAAAATTATCAAAAATTTTTCTTGGGCCAAATTTTTTCGTCAAATTTTTAATTTGTACCATTTTTTACTAACCAATCAATTTGATATGCTAGATAAATTGTTTTAATATTTAAAAATGGTGTTTTGCCACTCTTTTTACTAATTTCCTGAAAAATTTCATTTTTTATACCCAAGATAAAATTTTCTAACTTCTTATAATCAAGTTTATTTTCTGAAATTATTTTAATTGATTTTATAAATTCAAGATAAAGAAACAATAATTCAAAAAATTGCGGATTTTTTATATTTTTGACCTCAAGATTTGCGTTTAGGTAATCAACAATTTCTTTATCATTGATAAATTCATTTTTTACTATAAATTTTAAAAATAAATTAATAAATTTAAATAAAAAAGGTGAATTTTTTTCTAATTTTGCATTAATAACATTGTTTGCCACTGCTTCAGAAATTGTAATTTTTGTTTTTGTATCAAGAAAAGCACTCAATAATGCGACTGTTTTGAAAAAATAGAAAAAATCAACTGGATTTTTAACAAATTTAGCATAGCTTAAAATATTTTCTAAAAAATCATTGTTAAGTATAAACAAATTAGAATCGTATCTTACCTTAAAAAATACAAAATTATATAAATCTAAAAAGAAATCATCATAATTTTGTGCCTGCTTTAATGTTTTATTAAAATAGTCTTCAATTGTTGGTTTCAATTTTGAATTTACATTATTTTTTTTATTTTCAGAATCAAAAATTTGATATAAAAAAATTGTCTGTGAAATATCAGGTTTATTTGGAAATAATTGATAATCAAAGTTGTAATTAACTAAGTCTTCTGTTTTTTTAGTAATTTCAAAGTCTAAATTATCCTTATTATAAAAATAATAATTAATTATTGGTCAAACATAAAAAGCTAAATCCCTATTTTTGTCAAAATCAAGAAATCATTTTTTTATAGCATTCATTTTCGCTATTCAATCCTGATTAGGATAATCATAAAAATTTTTACTAACAAGATAAAAAGAAATTACCCCTGGAATTGCAGGATGGTCCAAGTCTCAAACTGAACCATTTTTTAAACTTTTTGTAAAAACATTATCTCAGCTCTTTATTAAAAAAATAATTGACTCATGTTTTTCCTTAATTATATCAGCAAAAAAATCTTTTCCTAAAAGAGAAATTAGTGATAAAATCGGAGAATATTTTATAAAAAGCAAAGTTTGTTTTTTTGAAGTAATTATGGGATCTTCGTTTATTTCAGGGATAATTTCATCACTTTTGAAGTCTAATTCCTGCAATGATTTTTTTATTCAATTCTTAATTTCAAAATATTTTTCAAAATCCAAATTATTTAATTTAAAATAAGAGACAAGAAAATTTAAATCACGAAATATAGGGTTATATTCCTTAGGAGGTTCTAATTTGTATTTAAATAGTTTCTTATCCTTTTGGTAATATTCGGAAATATATCTAATGAGTTTTGAAATATTATTTTTTGGTTTTATATTTATATAAAGATTTACAATGTCATAAATTCTTTCGAAATCATACGAAATCGCATCTTGAGGAATATTTTTTAATCCATTAATAACTTTTTCTTCTAATCTTTTGTTATTGACAGTTTTTGTAATCCCAATAATTTTATTACCATCAAAATAATCATATTTTCCTAATATATTACTTTTTATTACAAAACTTTTATTGCGATTTAATTCTTCAGTTTGAATAAAATCATCTATTTTCTGAAATTTGCTTGAGTAAAAACCTGAAGGTTTTGAATTATTTTCTAAAATTTTTGATCTAAATGGAAGAATATCGATCTCAACAGTTCGATTTACAAAAAAGTATATCAAAGGAATAGAAATTCCCATTGATAGTATACTTAAACTAATAATAAAAAATCAAAACCGCTTTTTGTAAAAGATCTTGAATTTCATTGGTATATTTTATTCCTGAATATCCTCCGATAGTTTTTCGACCCTATAATTATCTGAATTTGATGATATATTAACACTTAAATTCCCATAATCAGCTCATGCATGTGCTGATTGACCAAAAGTTGTCACCTTATATTTTCAACCTTGAAATTCATAATCAAGTCCAGCATAATTAGAATTATGTGTTGTTTTATCATTTATTAAATAGCCATTTGAATCAATTCCTATCTTTGTTCCGGCTGAAGCAGAAAAATTCCCATCATATTTAATTTCGCCACCAACCTCAAAGGACGGACTACCAATACCGCTGATTCATGATGTTACTTTTAATCTTAGTCTGTCTGCTGTATCTCTTTGGTACCAATTTCCTAATTTTTTATATCTAAATTTAGTACGAGCTATTCCATCTCAGACAATTTTGTCTTGAAAAAATCAGCCGCCATAATAAGATAAATATTGGACTCCAGATAATCCGATTCCAAAATAATAGTCGGTAGTGTTTCTTTCAGCTAGTTGAATTACCCGGTTTTCATTTGCCAAAAGCGCAATCAAAGGAAAAAGAATAGCATCAGCTTTTTTCGCTGGGTCGCTATAATTGTTGGTGTGGCAATCGCTAATGAAACAGATAAAAAAACAGTTCCATATAAGAAGAAATTCTTAATTCTGTGTGATAATTTCATAAAATTACTCCATAGGTTTTTGGTTTTTGTTAATTATACCACTTTTTGGGAGAATAAAATTTGATTTTTTAAAAAAATTAAACTTTGTTCTCAGTATTTTATAATTTAATCACTTTTATAAGACAAAATTATAAAATTATAAAATTTATTAAAAAAGATTTTCTTATTATGGGGCAGTAAAACCAAAAAACTCTTTAAAATTAAGTATTTTTTTAGTTTTTATTAGACTATCACGTCCTTAAATTTTTGAATAAAATTCAGTTATAAAAAATTATATTATAATTGTAATTATAATTTTATCTAATAAATTTGCTCGAATTTTTGCTAAAAATAATATAATTAATAGGTAATTTATGTATTTTTGTCTTTAGAAAATCCTTTAGAACTAAAACAGGAGCAAAACTATGAAGGAATTAGAGAGAGATTAAAGGATTTATTTTCAAAATCCGCTGAAAACAGTTTGAAATTCGGGAATTATTTAACCTAACTAGTTCAAAAAAATCCATTGATGCAAATAAAGTTAAAATTTTTGATCAACAAGTCCCAAATTCTTATCCCTATATTGTAAGAAAATCCGGTGATAATGGCACTCGCGGTTATATAATCGAAGATCAAAAATTTTTAAATCCGGCTAAATCATTAAGTTTTGCTTATGTAACTTATTTTGTTTTTTATCAAAAAACAAAATATTATACAGGCCAGAATCTTAAAATTCTTACGTGAAAAAAAGGTATAATTTCTGAAAAGGCGCTTTTGTTTATTGCCGTTTGCGTGCAAAAATCAATATCAATATTTACTTGGGGCGATCAAAATACAACTAAATTTATTAGGAAAATAAAGTTTTTTCTACCTGTTAATAATCAAGGACAAATCGATTTTTACTTAATTGAAAAAATCATCTTAGAACTAGAAAAATTGATTATTAATGATTTAGCGGTTTATTCAACCAAAAAAATTGATACTTATAATATAGTTATTAAGCAAAATTTAGCTTAAATTTTCTAAAAAATAAGTCAAATCAAAAGTAAAATTGGATTTTTCTTAGTTTAAGAACAACATTGTAATGATCTTGAAATGATTTTTTTAGATTGACTAGTTAATAAGAAAAATTAGAATTAATTACCAATTCGAAAGTGGCAAATTTCACCATCTTTTATTAAATAATCCTTACCTTCAAGTCGCATTTTACCATTTTCTTTAACCACTTTTTCGCTACCAGCTTGAACAAAATCATCAAAACTAATAATTTCAACACGGATAAATTTTTTTTTAAAATCGGAATGAATAATTCCGCTACATTCAATTGCGGGTGTGTTTTTCCGAAAAGTTCAAGATCTTACTTCTTTTTTGCCAACAGTAAAAAAAGTTGCTAGATCTAGAAGATAAAAACTATGTAGAATTAAAAGATCAAGTGAAGATTTTTCAAGTAAAAACTCCTTTAAAAACAAGTGTTTTTCTTCTTCATCGAGCTGGGAAATTTCCTGTTCTAAAGCAATACAAAGCGGAAGTAAAATTGCTTTTTCTTTGACTAAATAACTTTTTAGTTTTCAAAAATAAGGATTTGCATCTGGATTCTGGATTGATTTTTGATCTAAATTAGCAACATATAAAACCGGTTTGATCGTTAGAAGTTGTCAAGATTTTATTTGTAAAATTTCGGTAGAATCTAACTCTAAATCCCTTAGTGATTTACCATTTTTTAAATGAATTTCAACTTTTTTTGCAAGTTCAAATTCAAATTTAACTTGTTTATCATTAGTATTATTTGCCTTTTTTGCAAGTCGGGAAATTATTGTCTGAATTGTTCCAAGATCTGCAAAAATTAGTTCAAGATTTATAGTCTGGATATCAAAAATTGGGTTAATTTCGTTATTGACATGAATAATTTTTGGATCCTGAAAACAACGAACAATATGCACTAAACAATCCACATTTCTTACATTTGCAAGAAATTTATTACCCAAACCTTCGCCTGTAGAAGCCCCTTTAATTAGTCCAGCAATATCAACAAAAGAATAGGTAGCAAAAACGGTTTTTTCGGGTTTTACTATTTTTGTTAGTTGAAGAATTCGCGGGTCATGAATTTCAACAGTGGCAATATTTGGTTCAATTGTTGCAAAAGGATAATTTGCAATTTCAACATTCATTTTTGTTAATGCTGAAAAAAGTGAAGATTTTCCGACATTTGGAAGTCCAATGAGACCTGCTTTTAAATTCATTTTTTCAATTTAGACACGGGTTTTATCATAATTTCCGCGGATGCGATCACCGATAAAAGGAAGAAGAGCCACAAAACGGGCTCTTTTAACTGCAAGCGCTAATTTTCTTTGGTGTTTTGCGCAATTACCAGTAATTCTTGAGGGTTGAATTTTGCCAAAAGTATTAATAAAACGCTGGAGAACTTCGATGTCTTTATAGTCAATATAAAATAATTTAGCCTCACAAAATTGACATGGTTTTTTTTTGAATTTTTTCGCGTATTTTTTATTCATTTTAACTCCTTTATAATTTAGTCATCACTATCTGGTTCAATATCAGAAAGATCTCAGTCAGCAAAAGGATCTTCATCGTCTTGAGAATTGCTTTTATTCTTATCAGCTAAAAAACTTGGAAAATCAGAGTTTTGTGATTCATTCGGTAATTCTTGATCGTGTTCGGGGATTTCAAGACCTACCTGATTATCATCATAAATAGGTTCAAAAGTTGGTTCAGATATTTTTTGGCTCAACTTTTGCCGTCTAATTTCTAGTTGTTCTTTTGTCTCAAGTGGTTGAAATGAATCAACATTTACTTCATAATTCGTCAAATAAGCATTTGTATTATTCATTACCCGATTTCCCTGGATACTGCCTTCAAGTGCGATTAGAGTGCCAACTGTGATTAATCGTTCTAATAAAGTTGCGTTTTGTCTTCAAGCAACAATTGGAATAAAATCAGTTATTGGAGTAGCATCTTGACTATATCTTCGACGGGAAACAGCAAGACTAAACCGCAAAAACGGTACATTAGATTTTGTATTTAACAAAATCGGTCTTGAAGAAACCCTACCAATTAAAATAACTTTGTTCATCGTTGTTAATAATAATTTTAGTTTGAACTTTGTGGTTTTTTATTATTGTAGTTTTCTTTTTCTTTTTGATTAAATTTTGGATTTTTTATGGGTTGATATTGTCGGCGATTTCGCTGAGTTTGACTAGTTTGATTTTGGTGATTTTTGTTATTTTGGTGCATATTTTCTTGATTATGTCGGTTATTCTCACGATGATAACCGCTTTGATTTTGTTGATTTTGCCCGAAATTCTGTTGATTGCTGCTCACTTGTTGGAAATCATCTTGATTTTGCCTGCTATTTTCTCGATATTGACTAGCTTGATTTTGCTGATTTTGCTGAAAATTCTGTTGATTTTTTGTTGCTTGTTGGTCTTGTTGATCAAAACGTGATTTAGGATTTCCCCGAAAATTTGGCTTATCAAAACGATCACGTCTAAGTGTGTATTTTCTGTTCCGCTCACGAATTTTTGGTTTTTTATTTAGACCTTTTTCACTATCAAGATTCACAATTAGATATCGCCAAATTTCTCTTGTGATATTTGCCCGACGTACAAATTCCTCGATTAAATTAGTTGGAGCATTTAAATCTACTAAAAAGTATTGCGCAATTTTTGATTTTCTTATCGAGTAAGCAAGATTTGTTGTTTCAAGTTTACGTAATTTTTCTGTTGAATTATCACCAAAAACAGTTTTAAGCAAATTATCAATAATTGCCATTTCTGCTTTTGGATCTAAAATTGTCATAATTTCGTATTTAGGCATTTTTTCTCCTTTTGGACTTAAGGGTTAGAAAAACTAACCAAGGATAATAATTAAAAAGTTTTAAAATTTCTAGTTTACAATTTTTTTAAATTTGTATACAAATTATAACACAAAAAAAAAAAAAAAAAAAAAAAAGTAAAATTTGTGAACGGCCCTGATATTATTAATTCTAACACAAAGAAATCAAATTCCAAATTTTTTTATTTTTTTTAGTAATTAGAAAATTAAATGACAATTTTCCAGTTTTTCTTTTATAATTATCATTTATCATTTAATAGGCAGGCACGCCCCGAATTTTTCTAACGAAAAGGCTGCCCTCTCTTGTTTTTCCTTATAATATCTTAGATATTATAAGGAGGAAATTACTTTTTTGAAGGAAATTTAAATAATTATACATAATTATAACATAGATATATAAGAATTACACAAATATGAAAAGTTTAAAAAAATCCTTATTTTACTAGCTATTTTAGCATTATAAGCCCTTTGTTTTTGGCTGTTTCTTGTCCAACGGTTTAATTAGCAAATCTGAATTATCAAAAAAAGAAAGTAATGTTTTTAATTTTATAATAAAGGAAAATGAAAAAAATTTAACTATATTTACCGCAACTTTAGTAAAAAAAACTAATAATAACTTGACTTTTGTCAGCGCTTATGGTTTGTTAAATTCAATAAAACACAAAAGACAGCGGTAAATATTAAAATTTAAACTAAAATAGTCTTGTTTTGTTTATATTCTATTAGGTTATAAATAGAAACTATAGGCACAAAAATGTCTAAAATATATAAAATTAGTGAAGTTCGTTTGGAATGCATATTAACAGAATCTGCTAAATAACGAGGCCCAATGTATATAAGGTAAGTCATAGTTGAAATATTAAATAAATTAAAGAAAATTAGACTAACACCGGTGTTACGAAGAATTTCATTTTTAGTTATAACTAGCCACATTGTCGTTGTAAAAACTATAAGAAAAATTAAATGGAATATATTTTTTACAACTGTAAATTGATAAAATTGTCGACTAATTTTGTTATTAATTACTTGTTTTTCTACTTCATTTTGACCTGCTAGTGTATTTTCTGCAATTTTTAATTTTTTAGAAAGTCTCAAAACATTTTTTCAAGCATTGAAGTAAAAAAATGGCATGAAAAAAACGTAACTAGCTGATTTTCAATAAGTTTTTTCTCTTTTGCTGATTAATCTGTATATTTTAAGAGAATAGGAAGCCAAAAAATAAAATGGAATTAAAAAATAGAAAATCCCAACAAAGATTGTTATAATCACAACCTCTTTAAATTTTTCAAACATTGTATTATCTAGGCCAAAGCGAAGAATTAACGAAACAATAGCAAGTACAATCGAGCAAAGTCAAAGAAAAACAACCAAATCCTTAATAAAGTTAATAATTTTTCATTTAAGTATTAATTGTCTTGTAGTTCAATCATTGCCAATTGAAATTTTGTCTCTAAGTGACTTAGTAATTAATAAAATTGAAGTAATTAAAGGAATAAATTTAAAACCAATCGAATATTGCTTAACATCTAGCCCAGTTTGTCTAAATACTTCATCATTCCTTAAATTTCAAGCAAAAATGATACGCAAAACCAATGAGGCAAAAAATGATAATCAAAATATGCTACCTATTGCGGCTTTTAATCTTCCAATTGGTGTCGCTAAATCCAATTGATTTGTTGGTTTGCCCTCAACATCGTTAACACTATATAAAATAATAAGTGAAATAAAAATTATTGTTTTAAAAATTGACAACAAAAAAACTAATATAAATTTTATGGAATTATCATAATTAAATTTTGTATTCATTTTTAAATTAATTAAATTACGCATATTTACACCATTTTTTAATATACACTTATGAATATTAATTAATTTTCCCTATTTACCCCTCAATATAAATTGTAATAATAGATGTAATTTGCTCAAATTTTAACCTTGTCAAAGCTAATATATGCACTTAGACGTCTAATACCTTCTTGTACTAGCTGATTTATAGGATTAAAAGCAAGATTAATAATACTGTTTTTTAAAAGTTTAACAATTGCTGATCGCACATCTGAATTGTTTATAAAATTAGCTAAAGAATCGAGGCTTGCATCATTGATCGAGTTAGATATAATGTTTTTTTCGTTCATATACATTGAGTTTAATATTTTGGTGGTTAAAACGAGATTATTCACCATTCCGGCTTCATAGTTACCAGTAGCGATATTTGAATAAATTTCAACTGCATCTAAAATGGTAGGGAGTTGGTTGAATAGTGCCCCTAGAAAATTTAATGTTACATCAAAAACAGTAGCAACTCCATAAAGGCCATATCAAAATGCCATTGGAAATCAATGATATCAAGCTTCTTCCAGAACTTCTTTATCCTTAAAATGATCTTTGGTAAAAGAAATTAAATTTTCAGCAAATTTATTTAGATCTTCTTCTGAAAGATCATTGAGTTTATTTAATTTTACGAGTTTATTTAGTTCAAATTTGATAGAATCAATGTTTTTTTTATCATTTTCAAAAACATATTTAATAACATTATTTTTTAAAATCTCGGTGCTTGAAAATTCATTGCTTTGAATCTTGATTTCTGGAGCAATTTGTTTTTGTTGTAGTGGTGCGATTGAAGTAAATAATAATGGACTGGCCAACGTTGTTAGCATTAATCCTGATGAAAAAATTTTAAACTTATTCGATTTTATAAATGAGTATTTCATAATTTTCCTCCATAAGACTTAAATATTTTGTATAATTTATTATAGCAATTATACCATATATAAGAATTATTATACCATATATAAGAATTATACAAACATTAAATGCTTAAAAAAATCCTTATTTTTACTAGCTATTTTAGTATTATAAGCCCTTTGTTTTTGGCTGTTTCTTGCACAAACATTATAATTAGCAAATCTGAATTATCAAAAATAGAAAGTAATATTTTTAATTTTATAATAAACGAAAATGAAAAAAATTTAACTAGATTTACCGCAACTTTAGTAAAAAAAACTAATAATAACTTGACTTTTGTCAGTACTTTTCATTCGCTAAATTCAATAAAAAACAATATACAGCAACAAGTTTTTGATATTTTTTTACAACAATTTAGTGTGAAAAATTTAGAAACTAAATTAAAATCAAAAATTAGAGTTGAATATGAAAATAAAGAAAAAGATATCATAGTTTTTTCGCTAGATATAAAGGAACCCTTATTGTTGAGAATTTCGGATTCTATTGATTTTCAGGTTCTAGAGGATTTTACAAACACAAAAAATAGCCTATTTAGCTTAGGTTTTCTCACGATCTTAAACGAAGATTTTAAACCTAAAACATTAAAAACATTATTTTATGTAAATGACAAAGTTGTTGAACTGGATAAAGAAAATGTTTTTGTCCAAGATATCAACTACAGGCAA
Protein-coding sequences here:
- the rpsF gene encoding 30S ribosomal protein S6, with amino-acid sequence MPKYEIMTILDPKAEMAIIDNLLKTVFGDNSTEKLRKLETTNLAYSIRKSKIAQYFLVDLNAPTNLIEEFVRRANITREIWRYLIVNLDSEKGLNKKPKIRERNRKYTLRRDRFDKPNFRGNPKSRFDQQDQQATKNQQNFQQNQQNQASQYRENSRQNQDDFQQVSSNQQNFGQNQQNQSGYHRENNRHNQENMHQNNKNHQNQTSQTQRNRRQYQPIKNPKFNQKEKENYNNKKPQSSN